The following coding sequences lie in one Lysobacter capsici genomic window:
- a CDS encoding aspartate aminotransferase family protein — protein MSDASLLADEARYCSFGDTVHYSDPPKIFTRCDGSYLYDAAGTEFLDLQMWYSAVNFGYSNPRLNNVLKQQIDTLPQVASQYLHPGKIELAKIVAQDAEKKWGRKGRVHFNVGGSQSVEDSLKIVRNASGGKSLMFAFEGGYHGRTLGASAITSSYRYRRRYGHFDRAQFVEFPYHFRGPKGMSKEEYGEHCVAKFERLFETEYNGVWDPKVGQCEYAAFYIEPIQGTGGYVIPPPNFFVGLKRVLDKYGILLVVDEIQMGFFRTGKLWSIEHFGVQPDVLVFGKALTNGLNPLAGIWAREELINPTIFPPGSTHSTFASNPLGTAVGLETMKMLAETDYESMVMASGAHFLAGLKDLQRRHPEIGDVDGLGLALRAEICEADGFTPNKKLLDRMADIGLAGELDHNGKKMGLVLDVGGYYKNVITLAPSLHITGQEIDLSLSLLDQLLTRAKNSL, from the coding sequence ATGAGCGACGCCTCACTGTTGGCCGACGAGGCCCGGTATTGCTCTTTCGGCGACACCGTTCACTACAGCGATCCGCCGAAAATCTTCACCCGCTGCGATGGCAGCTACCTCTACGACGCGGCCGGCACCGAGTTCCTCGATCTGCAGATGTGGTATTCGGCGGTCAATTTCGGCTACTCGAACCCGCGTCTGAACAATGTGCTCAAGCAGCAGATCGATACCCTGCCGCAGGTCGCCAGCCAGTACCTGCATCCGGGCAAGATCGAACTGGCAAAGATCGTCGCCCAGGACGCCGAGAAGAAGTGGGGCCGCAAGGGGCGTGTGCATTTCAACGTCGGCGGTTCGCAGTCGGTCGAGGATTCGCTCAAGATCGTGCGCAACGCCAGCGGCGGCAAGAGCCTGATGTTCGCCTTCGAAGGCGGCTATCACGGCCGCACCCTCGGCGCGTCGGCGATTACCTCCTCGTATCGCTATCGCCGTCGCTACGGTCATTTCGACCGCGCGCAGTTCGTCGAATTCCCGTACCACTTCCGTGGCCCCAAGGGCATGTCGAAGGAAGAGTACGGCGAGCATTGCGTGGCGAAGTTCGAGCGCCTGTTCGAGACCGAGTACAACGGCGTGTGGGACCCGAAGGTCGGCCAGTGCGAGTACGCGGCGTTCTACATCGAGCCGATCCAGGGCACCGGCGGCTACGTGATTCCGCCGCCGAATTTCTTCGTCGGGCTCAAGCGCGTGCTGGACAAGTACGGAATCCTGCTGGTCGTCGACGAAATCCAGATGGGCTTCTTCCGCACCGGCAAGCTGTGGTCGATCGAGCATTTCGGCGTGCAGCCGGACGTGCTGGTGTTCGGCAAGGCGCTGACCAACGGCCTCAATCCGCTTGCCGGCATCTGGGCGCGCGAGGAGCTGATCAACCCCACCATCTTCCCGCCGGGCTCAACCCATTCGACCTTCGCCTCCAATCCGCTCGGCACCGCGGTCGGACTGGAGACGATGAAGATGCTGGCCGAGACCGACTACGAAAGCATGGTCATGGCCAGCGGCGCGCACTTCCTCGCCGGCCTGAAGGACCTGCAGCGCCGGCATCCGGAAATCGGCGACGTCGACGGCCTCGGCCTGGCGCTGCGCGCGGAAATCTGCGAAGCCGACGGCTTCACCCCGAACAAGAAGCTGCTCGACCGCATGGCCGACATCGGCCTGGCCGGCGAGCTCGATCACAACGGCAAGAAGATGGGCCTGGTCCTCGACGTCGGCGGCTATTACAAGAACGTGATCACCCTGGCGCCGTCGTTGCACATCACCGGGCAGGAAATCGACCTGAGCCTGAGCCTGCTGGATCAGCTGCTGACCCGCGCCAAGAACTCGTTGTGA
- a CDS encoding ABC transporter ATP-binding protein produces MNAAIAPIELAAAAPPSLIARNISKSFVSGNLRSTVLDDVSLQIDAGELTLISGPSGCGKSTLLSVLSGLQRPDQGHVIALGEQLGELGLRALEAFRLHHTGFVFQGFNLFPALTVAEQVELPLHYLGLSRREAQQRAASALEEVGLARRMRLRPAELSGGEKQRVAIARALAKRPALLFADEPTSSLDAANGQTVIDILHTIARRHRTVVLCVSHDPRLIGHADRLLTMEDGRILSDRREPAADPLLSGRTQ; encoded by the coding sequence ATGAATGCCGCCATCGCCCCGATCGAACTCGCCGCGGCCGCGCCGCCGTCGCTGATCGCGCGCAACATCAGCAAATCCTTCGTCTCCGGCAATCTGCGCAGCACCGTGCTCGACGATGTGTCGCTGCAGATCGACGCCGGCGAGCTGACCCTGATCTCCGGGCCTTCGGGCTGCGGCAAGAGCACCCTGCTGTCGGTGCTCAGCGGCCTGCAGCGCCCCGACCAGGGCCATGTGATCGCGCTGGGCGAGCAGCTCGGCGAACTCGGCCTGCGCGCGCTCGAAGCCTTCCGCCTGCACCACACCGGCTTCGTGTTCCAGGGCTTCAATCTGTTTCCGGCGCTGACCGTGGCCGAACAGGTCGAACTGCCGCTGCATTACCTGGGCCTGTCCAGGCGCGAAGCGCAGCAACGCGCGGCCTCGGCGCTGGAAGAAGTCGGCCTGGCGCGACGCATGCGCCTGCGTCCGGCCGAGTTGTCCGGCGGCGAGAAACAGCGCGTCGCCATCGCCCGCGCCCTGGCCAAGCGACCGGCGCTGCTGTTCGCCGACGAACCGACCAGTTCGCTCGACGCCGCCAACGGCCAGACCGTGATCGACATCCTCCACACCATCGCCCGACGCCATCGCACCGTGGTGCTGTGCGTCAGCCACGATCCGCGCTTGATCGGCCACGCCGATCGCCTGCTGACCATGGAAGACGGGCGTATTCTCTCCGACCGGCGCGAGCCGGCGGCCGATCCTCTCCTCAGCGGCCGAACGCAATGA
- a CDS encoding beta-ketoacyl-[acyl-carrier-protein] synthase family protein produces the protein MRRVVITGMGAISALGHDAPSCWREMLAGRSAIGPIQAVAAEVLRAPIAAEVRGYDPLAHFDDKRLALLDRVSQFALVSAREAVRQSGLDFETDGLRDRTAVIVGTAVGGETSNAEASRRLYGENGRVHPFTIVRVMANAPACQLSIEYGVTGPAFAVVSACASSNHALAQALQMIRGGSVDVALSGGAEACITLGLTKAWEAMRVLAEDTCRPFCLQRRGLVLGEGAAIFVLEEYEHARRRGATILAEFAGAGMSSDASDIVLPSQAGAANAIRRALADARLAPESIGYINAHGTATPLNDPTESRAIREVFGAHADTIAVSSTKAVHGHALGAAGALELIAAIGALNEQAVPPTANFIDPDPQCDLDYVPNIARERRVDAALSNSFAFGGLNAVLAIRRAE, from the coding sequence ATGCGACGTGTGGTGATTACCGGCATGGGCGCGATCAGCGCCCTCGGCCACGATGCGCCGAGCTGCTGGCGCGAGATGCTCGCCGGACGCAGCGCCATTGGCCCGATCCAGGCCGTCGCGGCCGAGGTGTTGCGCGCGCCGATCGCGGCCGAGGTACGCGGCTACGATCCGCTCGCCCATTTCGACGACAAGCGCCTGGCGTTGCTCGACCGCGTCTCGCAGTTCGCCCTGGTCAGCGCGCGCGAAGCGGTGCGCCAATCGGGCCTGGATTTCGAAACCGACGGCCTGCGCGATCGCACCGCGGTCATCGTCGGTACCGCGGTCGGCGGCGAAACCAGCAACGCCGAAGCCAGCCGGCGCCTGTATGGCGAGAACGGCCGCGTGCATCCGTTCACGATCGTGCGGGTGATGGCGAACGCGCCGGCCTGCCAGCTGAGCATCGAGTACGGCGTGACCGGACCGGCCTTCGCCGTGGTCAGCGCCTGCGCCTCGTCCAATCACGCGCTCGCCCAGGCCCTGCAGATGATCCGCGGCGGCAGCGTCGACGTCGCCCTCAGCGGCGGCGCGGAAGCCTGCATCACCCTGGGCCTGACCAAGGCCTGGGAAGCGATGCGCGTGCTCGCCGAAGACACCTGCCGGCCGTTCTGCCTGCAACGGCGCGGCCTGGTGCTCGGCGAAGGCGCGGCGATCTTCGTGCTGGAAGAATACGAACATGCGCGCCGACGCGGGGCGACGATCCTGGCCGAGTTCGCCGGCGCCGGCATGTCGTCGGACGCCAGCGACATCGTGCTGCCGTCGCAGGCCGGCGCGGCCAACGCGATCCGGCGCGCGCTCGCCGACGCCCGGCTGGCGCCCGAATCGATCGGCTACATCAACGCCCACGGCACCGCCACGCCGCTCAACGATCCGACCGAAAGCCGCGCGATTCGCGAAGTGTTCGGCGCCCACGCCGATACGATCGCGGTGTCCTCGACCAAGGCCGTGCACGGTCATGCGCTGGGCGCCGCCGGCGCGCTGGAACTGATCGCCGCGATCGGCGCGCTGAACGAGCAAGCGGTGCCGCCGACCGCCAACTTCATCGATCCCGACCCGCAATGCGATCTCGACTACGTGCCGAACATCGCACGCGAGCGCCGCGTCGATGCGGCGCTGTCGAACTCGTTCGCGTTCGGTGGGCTCAACGCGGTGCTTGCGATCCGTCGCGCGGAATGA
- a CDS encoding DMT family transporter: protein MKRFYLWGFLLLMAFDTLAQISFKLAGSHAFPPQASLDWVLRLLAQPWLYGAVLGYIGAFFTWMSLLKHAPIGPAFAASHLEVVSVLLLSAWLFGERFGWIQVGGAVAIVAGIACLALSERDDDAVA, encoded by the coding sequence ATGAAGCGTTTTTATCTGTGGGGATTTTTGCTGCTGATGGCGTTCGACACGCTCGCCCAGATCAGCTTCAAGCTGGCCGGCAGCCACGCGTTTCCGCCGCAGGCCTCGCTCGACTGGGTGCTGCGCCTGCTCGCTCAGCCGTGGCTGTACGGCGCGGTGCTCGGTTACATCGGCGCCTTCTTCACCTGGATGAGCCTGCTCAAGCACGCGCCGATCGGCCCGGCCTTCGCCGCCTCGCATCTGGAAGTGGTCAGCGTGCTGCTGTTGTCGGCGTGGCTGTTCGGCGAACGCTTCGGCTGGATACAGGTCGGCGGCGCGGTGGCGATCGTCGCCGGCATCGCCTGTCTGGCGCTGAGCGAGCGCGATGACGACGCCGTCGCGTGA
- a CDS encoding EamA family transporter, producing MNPLIWTLWLVTVVLDTGGQLAFKAAAGDPDAGDGLARWRYMLGRPWLWIGAACYVFEFLAWIAFLSFVPLGRGVLLGSINIVAIMLAGRWLFGEKLTPLRIAGMGLIGLGVAMVGVGA from the coding sequence ATGAACCCGCTGATCTGGACGCTGTGGCTGGTCACCGTCGTGCTGGACACCGGCGGCCAGCTCGCGTTCAAGGCCGCCGCCGGCGATCCCGACGCCGGCGACGGACTCGCGCGCTGGCGCTACATGCTGGGCCGGCCGTGGCTGTGGATCGGCGCGGCCTGCTACGTATTCGAATTCCTGGCCTGGATCGCGTTCCTTTCGTTCGTGCCGCTCGGCCGCGGCGTGTTGCTCGGTTCGATCAACATCGTCGCGATCATGCTCGCCGGGCGCTGGCTGTTCGGCGAAAAACTCACGCCGTTGCGGATCGCCGGCATGGGTCTGATCGGTTTGGGCGTGGCGATGGTCGGAGTCGGCGCATGA
- a CDS encoding efflux RND transporter periplasmic adaptor subunit produces the protein MTPTRSRFMFCALSLLIATGSGCDRGGEQTSGAQAGASTAASTPAYAAVARGRIDVEGGTLKLAMAADGVLARVSVREGDKVRRGQELAALDATAAHADDEIAQARLDQARAQETLSRQRLRQARTRAQRLGAAAVAGVGDGQSADEARDALAQLQAELDSAAAATRIAAAQREQSAYLLDKQILKTPMDAEIAHVSARPGMSVSARDGALFVLLPQQPRIVRAELNASYLAAVRPGMAAQIIDDGDSQRELGAAHVLRLSPLFGPSTQEDDPEVRANERTVECVLAFDRPSALRVGQRVLVRFVDGAANTAAQVAPAR, from the coding sequence ATGACGCCCACTCGCTCACGTTTCATGTTCTGCGCGCTCTCGCTGCTGATCGCGACCGGCAGCGGTTGCGACCGCGGCGGCGAGCAGACCTCCGGCGCGCAAGCCGGCGCCAGCACCGCAGCCTCCACGCCCGCGTACGCCGCGGTGGCGCGCGGGCGCATCGACGTCGAAGGCGGCACGCTCAAGTTGGCGATGGCGGCCGACGGCGTCCTCGCCCGGGTGTCGGTGCGCGAGGGCGACAAGGTCAGGCGCGGTCAGGAACTCGCCGCGCTCGACGCCACCGCCGCGCACGCCGACGACGAGATCGCCCAGGCCCGGCTGGATCAGGCGCGGGCGCAGGAAACGCTGTCGCGGCAACGCCTGCGGCAGGCGCGCACGCGCGCGCAGCGGCTCGGCGCCGCGGCGGTCGCGGGGGTCGGCGACGGCCAGAGCGCCGACGAGGCGCGCGACGCGCTGGCGCAATTGCAGGCCGAACTCGACAGCGCGGCCGCGGCGACCCGAATCGCCGCCGCTCAACGCGAACAATCGGCCTATCTGCTCGACAAGCAGATCCTCAAGACGCCGATGGACGCCGAGATCGCGCACGTCTCGGCGCGACCGGGCATGAGCGTGAGCGCGCGCGACGGCGCCTTGTTCGTGCTGCTGCCGCAGCAGCCTCGCATCGTTCGCGCCGAGCTCAACGCGTCGTATCTGGCCGCAGTGCGACCGGGCATGGCCGCGCAGATCATCGACGACGGCGATTCGCAACGCGAACTCGGCGCGGCGCACGTGCTGCGCCTGTCGCCGCTGTTCGGTCCGTCGACCCAGGAAGACGACCCGGAAGTGCGCGCCAACGAACGCACGGTCGAGTGCGTGCTCGCCTTCGACCGGCCGAGCGCGCTGCGCGTCGGCCAGCGCGTGCTGGTGCGCTTTGTCGACGGCGCGGCGAACACGGCCGCGCAGGTCGCGCCGGCGCGCTGA
- a CDS encoding acyl carrier protein, whose product MTQTVEQQVFEIVARLGGIDIATITPESTLKDLGVDSLEAIEIIFDIEEHFGVTLPDRDPDFDNGSVQGLLNAVRQAIDAAATPKASAPSAA is encoded by the coding sequence ATGACCCAGACCGTCGAACAACAGGTGTTCGAGATCGTCGCCAGACTGGGCGGCATCGACATCGCCACGATCACCCCCGAATCCACCTTGAAAGACCTCGGCGTCGATTCGCTCGAGGCGATCGAGATCATCTTCGACATCGAAGAACATTTCGGCGTCACCCTGCCCGACCGCGATCCCGATTTCGACAACGGTTCGGTGCAGGGCCTGCTCAACGCGGTGCGCCAGGCCATCGATGCCGCCGCCACGCCCAAAGCCTCCGCCCCCAGCGCCGCCTGA
- a CDS encoding DegT/DnrJ/EryC1/StrS family aminotransferase: protein MTTPSRELPPTAGLPLRWGDFRPGSPRTLSDSLAALIELPPDRLTLTCSGTAALVVALTALQRRGRQRRDVIVPAYTCPLVALAVAHCGLRLRLCDLRRGHFDMDADALRRLCGPNTLAIVPTHFGGRLADMAGPLRCARAVGARVIEDAAQALGARHADGSPAGTLGDIGLYSLAAGKGLSIYEGGAVIAREAMLAQRLRACAQELLPRRWRWEIRRSAELLGYGLFYGPRGLRWVYGRNVRRALARDQPAEAAQDVFPSEIPLHRVGRWRQAIGARASARLPEFLDAARKRALLRCSQMRAIEGVEILSDRTGERGTWPALLLLLSDPAARDAALAKLWGAGLGVSRLFAHALPDYDYLRGVVAPAQVPNARDFAARLLSIGNSQWLDDVAFARIVEVLQESCRDARA from the coding sequence ATGACGACGCCGTCGCGTGAACTGCCGCCCACCGCCGGCCTGCCCTTGCGCTGGGGCGATTTCCGGCCGGGCTCGCCGCGCACGCTGAGCGACAGCCTGGCCGCGCTGATCGAACTGCCGCCGGATCGCTTGACCCTGACCTGCTCGGGCACCGCCGCGCTGGTGGTCGCCCTGACCGCCTTGCAGCGGCGCGGCCGGCAGCGGCGCGACGTGATCGTACCGGCCTATACCTGCCCGCTGGTGGCGCTCGCGGTCGCCCATTGCGGCCTGCGACTGCGCCTGTGCGACCTGCGCCGCGGCCACTTCGACATGGACGCCGATGCGCTGCGGCGGCTGTGCGGCCCGAACACGCTGGCGATCGTACCGACGCATTTCGGCGGCCGCCTGGCCGATATGGCCGGACCGCTGCGCTGCGCGCGCGCGGTCGGCGCGCGAGTGATCGAGGACGCCGCGCAGGCGCTCGGCGCGCGCCACGCCGACGGCTCGCCGGCCGGCACGCTTGGCGATATCGGCCTGTACAGTCTCGCCGCCGGCAAGGGCCTGAGCATCTACGAAGGCGGCGCGGTGATCGCGCGCGAGGCCATGCTGGCGCAACGCCTGCGCGCGTGCGCGCAGGAACTGCTGCCGCGCCGCTGGCGCTGGGAAATCCGGCGCAGCGCCGAATTGCTCGGTTACGGCCTGTTCTACGGACCGCGCGGCCTGCGCTGGGTGTACGGCCGCAATGTACGCCGCGCGCTCGCACGCGACCAACCGGCCGAAGCGGCGCAGGACGTGTTCCCCAGCGAGATCCCGCTGCATCGCGTCGGCCGCTGGCGGCAAGCGATCGGCGCGCGCGCCTCGGCCAGGCTGCCGGAATTTCTCGACGCCGCGCGCAAGCGCGCGCTGCTGCGTTGCTCGCAGATGCGCGCGATCGAAGGCGTGGAGATCCTGTCCGATCGCACCGGCGAACGCGGCACCTGGCCGGCCCTGCTGTTGCTGCTGTCCGATCCGGCCGCGCGCGACGCGGCGCTGGCGAAACTATGGGGAGCCGGACTCGGCGTCTCGCGCCTGTTCGCGCACGCCCTGCCCGATTACGACTACCTGCGCGGCGTGGTCGCACCGGCGCAGGTGCCCAACGCACGCGATTTCGCCGCGCGCCTGCTCAGCATCGGCAACAGCCAATGGCTCGACGATGTCGCCTTCGCCCGCATCGTCGAAGTGCTCCAGGAAAGCTGCCGTGACGCGCGCGCCTGA
- a CDS encoding peptidogalycan biosysnthesis protein, with product MPFVTRLEPDALVRHFLAHPPQGFAAGTSVEAMPAFTAPFDLLTTAEPALLRRLERWPGYRHWRRWLRLRTRFIGATNTEYLWLPDADPAALARRLREDEGDACALLIVKDIPSQTPLLSAAANALARDFLGACEREGFVVVEGQALAWVAIDFASNDEYLARQSRSRRRDLRRKLRSRADLDVETLETGADFASDALIEAFYALYLGVYAQSELHFDLLGLDYFRAVLRDGDSGGVVFVYRHRGEMIGWNLCYECDGRLIDKYIGLAYPQSREHNLYTVSWFENLDYARRRGLDAYVAGWTDPQAKRALGARFSFTRHAVYARSPALRALLRRLAPLFESDRSLLAENTSDDADHC from the coding sequence ATGCCTTTCGTGACCCGGCTTGAGCCGGACGCCCTGGTCCGGCACTTCCTCGCCCATCCGCCGCAGGGCTTCGCGGCCGGCACGAGCGTGGAGGCGATGCCGGCCTTCACCGCGCCGTTCGATCTGCTGACCACCGCCGAACCGGCCTTGCTGCGCCGGCTCGAACGCTGGCCGGGTTACCGGCACTGGCGCCGCTGGCTGCGCCTGCGCACGCGTTTCATCGGCGCGACCAACACCGAGTACCTGTGGCTGCCCGATGCCGATCCGGCGGCGCTGGCACGGCGTCTGCGCGAGGACGAGGGCGATGCGTGCGCGCTGTTGATCGTCAAGGACATACCGTCGCAAACACCGTTGCTGTCGGCGGCGGCGAATGCCTTGGCTCGCGATTTTCTCGGCGCCTGCGAGCGCGAGGGCTTCGTCGTGGTCGAAGGTCAGGCGCTGGCCTGGGTCGCGATCGACTTCGCCTCGAACGACGAGTATCTGGCGCGGCAGTCGCGCAGCCGCCGCCGCGATCTGCGCCGCAAGCTGCGCTCGCGCGCCGACCTGGATGTCGAGACGCTCGAGACCGGCGCCGACTTCGCCAGCGACGCGCTGATCGAAGCGTTCTACGCCTTGTACCTGGGCGTCTACGCCCAGAGCGAACTGCATTTCGATCTGCTCGGTCTGGATTACTTCCGCGCGGTGCTGCGCGACGGCGACAGCGGCGGCGTCGTCTTCGTCTACCGCCATCGCGGCGAGATGATCGGATGGAACCTGTGTTACGAATGCGACGGCCGCCTGATCGACAAATACATCGGCCTGGCCTATCCGCAATCGCGCGAGCACAATCTGTACACGGTGAGTTGGTTCGAGAACCTGGACTACGCGCGCCGCCGCGGCCTGGACGCTTATGTCGCCGGCTGGACCGATCCGCAGGCGAAGCGCGCGCTCGGGGCCCGTTTCAGTTTCACCCGGCATGCGGTGTACGCGCGCAGTCCGGCGCTGCGCGCGTTGTTGCGGCGGCTCGCGCCGCTTTTCGAATCCGATCGTTCGCTGTTGGCGGAGAACACGTCCGATGACGCCGATCATTGTTGA
- a CDS encoding alpha/beta hydrolase has product MIHDADFHFEGGPHGVLLIHGLTGTPSEMRLLGKGLNRAGFSVHGMQLAGHCGNEDDLLATGWRDWYASVERAAEALRARVDHLFVAGLSMGALLSLLLAAEKPDWVDGVGVLGATFRYDGWNMPAIGRLSFLLPTIKRLGFARGRSFMEEPPYGLRDERIRAQVSGAMLGGDSAAAGLPGNPWHSLADLQLLSRHVRRRLGEVQAPCLVAHAVRDDVAHPRNARLVLKRVAAPTQMLWLPDSYHMITLDRDRRLLIDRTAEFFQRIAGGEAATIAAATANTVAPLARAAG; this is encoded by the coding sequence ATGATCCACGACGCCGATTTCCACTTCGAAGGCGGCCCCCACGGCGTGCTGCTGATCCACGGCCTGACCGGCACGCCGAGCGAAATGCGCTTGCTCGGCAAGGGCCTCAACCGCGCCGGCTTCAGCGTGCATGGCATGCAGCTCGCCGGCCATTGCGGCAACGAGGACGACCTGCTCGCGACCGGCTGGCGCGATTGGTACGCCAGCGTCGAACGCGCCGCCGAAGCGCTGCGCGCACGCGTCGATCATCTGTTCGTCGCCGGGCTGTCGATGGGCGCCCTGCTCTCGCTGCTGCTGGCGGCGGAAAAACCCGACTGGGTCGACGGCGTCGGCGTGCTCGGCGCGACCTTCCGCTACGACGGCTGGAACATGCCGGCCATCGGCCGCCTGTCGTTCCTGTTGCCGACGATCAAGCGCCTCGGCTTCGCCCGCGGTCGCAGCTTCATGGAAGAACCGCCGTACGGCCTGCGCGACGAACGCATCCGTGCCCAGGTCAGCGGCGCCATGCTCGGCGGCGACAGCGCCGCGGCCGGCCTGCCGGGCAATCCCTGGCATTCGCTGGCCGATCTGCAGCTGTTGTCGCGGCATGTGCGGCGGCGCCTGGGCGAAGTGCAGGCGCCGTGCCTGGTCGCGCATGCCGTGCGCGACGACGTCGCCCACCCGCGCAACGCGCGACTGGTGCTCAAGCGCGTCGCCGCGCCGACCCAGATGCTGTGGTTGCCCGATAGCTATCACATGATCACGCTCGACCGCGACCGGCGTCTGCTGATCGACCGAACCGCGGAATTCTTCCAGCGCATCGCCGGCGGCGAAGCGGCGACGATCGCCGCGGCCACCGCGAACACCGTCGCGCCGCTCGCGCGCGCCGCCGGTTGA